The Natrinema sp. DC36 genome includes the window CGCGCTCGCGGGCTCGTCGTCGCTGCCGGTGAGGTAGACGTCCTCCGGCCGAACCCCGACCCTGACATCGGACCCGTCGTGTTCGCTCCCGAGTTCGTGGCGGAGCGTGAAGTGCTCGAGGTCGACCTGCTCCCCCGTTACCGTGCCGTCGAAGACGTTCATCGACGGGCTGCCGATGAAACTCGCGACGAACTCGTTGGTCGGTCGGTTGTAGCACTCGAGGGGCGGTGCACACTGCTGGAGCGTTCCCTGGTTGATGATGGCGATGCGGTCGGCCATCGTCATCGCCTCCTCCTGGTCGTGGGTCACGTACACGGTCGTGATCCCCAGGTTCTTCTGTAGTCGCTGGATCTCCGTCCGCATGTGGACCCGCAGCTTCGCGTCGAGGTTGGCCAGCGGCTCGTCCATGAGGAACACTTCCGGTTCGCGGACGATCGCGCGGGCGATCCCGACGCGTTGCTGTTGGCCGCCGGAGAGTTCGCTCGGGCTGCGATCGAGCATCCCCTGAAGCTGGACGGTCTTGGCCGCCCTCTCGACGCGACGGTCGATCTCGTCTTTGTCGAAGCTCCGGAGCCGCAGCCCGAAACTGATGTTCTCGTAGACGTCCATGTGGGGGAACAGGGCGATGTTCTGGAAGACCATCGAGATGTTCCGGTCCTTCGGCGGTTCGTTCGTCACGTCCTCGCCGGCGATCTCGACGGTTCCGCTCGAGGGGAGCGTTAGCCCCGAGATCATCTCCAGCGTCGTCGACTTTCCACAGCCCGACGGGCCGACGAGACAGAGGAACTCGCCCTCCTCGATCT containing:
- a CDS encoding ABC transporter ATP-binding protein, translated to MGHVNLKDTTKRYDAVVAVEEMNIEIEEGEFLCLVGPSGCGKSTTLEMISGLTLPSSGTVEIAGEDVTNEPPKDRNISMVFQNIALFPHMDVYENISFGLRLRSFDKDEIDRRVERAAKTVQLQGMLDRSPSELSGGQQQRVGIARAIVREPEVFLMDEPLANLDAKLRVHMRTEIQRLQKNLGITTVYVTHDQEEAMTMADRIAIINQGTLQQCAPPLECYNRPTNEFVASFIGSPSMNVFDGTVTGEQVDLEHFTLRHELGSEHDGSDVRVGVRPEDVYLTGSDDEPASASASFEAVVDVLEPVGDQTYAYLVPVSAASDDPELMGKDGAELLVTLDPSTAIAEDETVEIVLDREKVHLFDGQSGDAIAHSLIEGLPAKAEIDSSEGVQG